Within the Miscanthus floridulus cultivar M001 chromosome 2, ASM1932011v1, whole genome shotgun sequence genome, the region ATCATCAATTGTTTTATTTTTGCTCAACCTCAGCCTAAGTTCATTCCAAGTATTCATGTTTCTTATATGCTCAATACTATTCTCATGTTCCTTGAGTCTTAAACTAAGATGTTTCCAGTTCCTCAATTCATCGTATGCTACCAAACTTTTGTTCTAATCTGATTTGAATAATTTGcagcaaaaacaaaaaactttgtcCATATGTTTAGAGTAAACCAACCATTTTCTATTAACCACCTCACCATTGCTTAACTTTCTGGAGTAGTAAGCATATGAAAAATGTCTATTGTGAGCATCTACAGGGAACTCAAGATTCAATTCTCTCACCGGTCCTTTTTTAGTCAAAATATCTCTACCCTTATTATCAAGATTCTCCCAAGTTCTGGGATCAAAGACATCATGAATAGAAGGTTGCACATCATCAAATGAATTTTTAGGTTGAGAGGAAGGCTGTAAATTTGCATTCTCTATAGCATCAACTTGTTCACTTAAATTATCATTaacttgttgttgctcttcttcttgATTATCAGGTGCATCTATAGGGTTGTCATCATGCACAGCACTACTTGAAGCTGAAAAAAACTTATCTAAAGCACCTTGTTGTGACTAAACAAACTGTTCTTCTTGTCTTTTTCGTTTTCTTTTCGCAGCCcctgacaaatgtttcttaggtaacattctaaaattcttacACCTGACCCAAATTATAAGAAAAACATAACTAtatgagtacaaagtactagatAAAATTTAAACAAGGAAAAAACCCTAGGGCCTAGACAATTTAGACACGAATTAATTCAGAACCaagattcacaaatcacaaaaaggACATAAGACAATAACCAAGATAATTCTTCAGatgtcgtcgactcgtcgtcctcgtcgagcCCTGCCTCGGGCCCTCGGCTGCCTTATTGCGGCGCTGCATCTCCTGTACGAAGTAGCGATCGGCCGATCGTTCATGCTGTGCGGGGCTACGGCAGTGCGGCGTTGGCGGCGGCTCTGCTCAGTCCTGATTGCTGAAAAGAAAGACAAGACGAGCGACGGGCTGTGCCTGTGCGGTGCGGCGCTACTGGCTGCTGGCTTCTGCTGTTCTGCATTAATCCCGCGCTGATGGGCTGTGCGGGCGTGCGGCACTGCTGGCCTGCTGGCTGCCTGGCTTCTGCAGTTCTGCATTAATCCTGTGGTCCCGCCTGGGCCCCCATCCCACCTGGGCCCCCGGCCATCGCACCTCCTGCCCCCCCCCCTTAGGGCTGGCACTGCTCCCCGGCGTGGATGATTGGGGCCTCTCCATGCTGAGATGCTAGATCCGCCGCCTATCTTCGTGTTCGCCACCGTGGGGAGGGCGGCCCCAGCATGGAGACGGGCTCCGCCACCACTACCAGAGAGAGGGTCGCCACCTCGTACCGACTGATCCACGTGAGGTGAGTCGCTCCACGGTCGGGGACGGCATCCACGCGAGGCGGTCGCTCCTCCGCCGAGGCCGCCATCCGAGCGAGGCGGGCCGCGTCGCCGCTGGGGAGCTCCGTGCGCGCGGGTCGAGCCGTGCAGATGCCGGACCGCATCCGCGCGAGGCGGGGGCACATAGGGGAGGAGCAGCCGCGACCACCAGTTGGAAGGAGGAGCTGCCGCCGCCGTGGGGGAGAACCAGCCGCGACCGCCGTGGGGGAGAACCAGCCACGGCCGCCATGAGGGAGGAGGCGCCGCCGCTGGTGGGCAAAGAGGAGGAGGCGCCGTCGTTGCTACTCTACCTGTGATCCGGATGGGGAGGAAATGAGTGGTGGAGAAAATATTAAAAAATGGTTTGTAGCGATTATATACGGAACAAATAAATGGCAGAGTCTACCAATTGGCTTCGGCTACAGAAGCCAAGCGGGAATCAAGGGAGCCGGAGTGCAGCATGTGTCGTGTTGATTCGGTGCCTCGTGTCTGGGTTGGGATAGCCGTGTTGGGTTCGGCTACAGAATTAGTTATTCTGTAGCTAGCAAcgtagtaattatcgtaactcaaagggGCTACAGAATAATTTATCCTgtggccagctacagaatagtacGTCTATATACAgtaaggctattctgcagctggccacagaataacttattctatagctatagccaccttgatttacaATAATATTTGtcctaatttacgataatgacaatacatatttacgatacatgggttactataattcaagatgatacttaccatTATGTTATACTAAGTCACTTATGAGGGAGTTatcataatctcgtaaattagtatagtaattatcgtaactcaaagtggtcaCAGAATAATTTATTCTGCGGCCAGCTATAGAACAGtacgtgtgtgtgtatatatatatatatatatatatatatatatatatatatatatatatatatattgttttgaGTAATAATGTAACGTACTCCGGTGATCAACTTAGAGTCGCCTCTACAGATCTTTGCCGTAGTAGTGTCCCTCACAATCAGCAAGGGTTTCAAGCAATCCTTGCTCCCTGCAGTTAGCTTCGACATGTGACTTCATCAGTTAGGTCATAGATGACGACATGCAAGAACGACGATCCTTCTTCGACTGTACCCTGCAGTCATCCAAGTCGAAGTTAGAGGATCTTGTTCCCACCTGAACAGGGGCAATACAGATCGATCAAGCATCACAAAGAGGCAAGGATGACCCAATCGATTACGTCATCTGACTCTTCAATTCCAACAATAAGGTCCTCACAAGTGGGGTGCCACCGCAATTTAGCAGACAGGGACGACAGCGACCGAATTCTTtattttttagctcttttttaaaaaaattcacaaatatgtctctggaggtaagattttaaaatctggacccttaactCGGTGCCATCGTTGCTGGCACCGAGATTACACTGCTCGACGCCATCGTTATTGGCGCCGAGGTCTTGGCTCGACACAGACGTGACGGTAACTTGACAGGCAGCTCAGCATCATAGATCCTGATGCCGTAGATcccggcgccgagcttggcgccatgaTCTCTGAAGCCGAGGCTGTGTTTTAACTAATCGGTTCCGAAATGTCATTTCCAGATCCATCTGAAAGGACGGTTGCTCTGACGTCTGATCCCTGGTTTCTATTCTATCACAAGCCTAAAGGTGCAGTAGCCACCAGTACGTTGCTACTTGCTATACACAGACATTGCATCAATATACATGTCATATCGGTTGTCAATCGTGAGATCGTGCTGGCGATCAATATATCATATATACATCAATATCAATATACAGCACGTCTGTGCCGGGATCGCTCCGCAGTTCCTATGTAGGAGTAGAATCCACAGACACGGTTGTTGGCGATCAATAAAACACGCACGAACAGGAACACGCCCGGTGCGGGATGCGCACATCGCGATGTCGACCCTAGGCTGCAGCTGAGTAGCTGATGACGGCGGGGCCGGGCCGCCGCGACGGCCTGTGGCAGGATCGCTCCGCAGCTCCTACACATCGCTGTAGCACTTTTGCATCACTGTAGCGGCTGGCGACGTATATTGATATTGatgtatatatatgatatatTGATCGCCAGCACGATCTCACGATTGACAACCGATATGACGTGTATATTGATGCAATTGTTGTGTCTGTGTAGCAAGTAGCAACGTACCGGTGGCCACTGCACCTTTAGGCTTGTGATAGAATAGAAACCAGGGATCAGACGTCAAAGCAATCGTCCTCTCAGATGGATCTCGAAATGACACTTCAGGAACCGATTAGTTAAAACACAGCCTCGACGGCAGAGAtcacggcgccaagctcggcgccaggatctacgGCACCAAGCTCGGCGTCAGGATCTATGACGCCGAGCTGCCTGCTAAGTCACCTCCACGTCTATATCGAGCCCAAGACCTTAACGCCAGTAACAATGGCGCCGAGCAGGGTAAGCTCGATGACGCCGAGGTAAGAGTctaagattttaaaatcttactTTCAAGGCATATtcgtgattttttttaaaaaagctaaaaataaaaaattcggcgaCAGCGATCACTAAAACACCACTAGTCCATCCACTAGTATAAATACGTTGGCCGATCACGATCATCTCACCACCGCACTCGCGCGCCCACCGCTCGCCAATCAACCACTGCCGCTGCCGGCGTCGCGTCTCCAACACATCCCAGGCCCATCCCGTCAACATGGCCGCAGCCGCAGGACCCTCCAGCTCCAGGTGGGTGattggtcgtcgtcgtcgtacgaGGAGTCGAGGAGGATGCATGCTATGCTGTGCTGTGATTGCCGTTTTGTGCGCGTCCCTAGCTAATGGAACCGAACGCCTGTGTCTGTGTGCACCTCTGTGAAGGAGACGCTCCCGCCggccctgggctccacctcccaGCCACCTCCCGTTTTAGATGGCACCACCAGGCAACTCACCATCCTATATTCCTATTCAATACCAAACTTCGCGCGTGTTTAGTTCACATCCAAATTctcaaaaaagtgctacaatacctatcacattgaatcttacgatacatgcatggagcattaaatgtagacgaaaaaaaactaattgcacagtttggttggaaattgcgagacgaacgttttgagcctaattagtccatgattgaacactaattggcaaataaaaacgaaagtgctacaatagcccaaaatccaaacttcgcgcaactaaacacgcgcttccTCTCTTTTTGTTtccaatggccccgttcgcttcgctgaaaaaacaaactgaaatattgttccgactgatttattgtgagaaaaaaacactgtttcggcttaAAAAATAAACTGataagtacggattataagacaagcgaataaGAATAAGAAAAGAAAACTTTTGCACTGATCAGACGGTAAATCAGTGAGTGACTTTTACTCATATTTTGCTGGCGTGAAGGCTCTACATTTGCTACTTCTGCCCGTTCGCTCAGCGTGCCTGGGTTACCAGGAACTTCAGGGTTCTGCTACTTTTAGTTTTGCTGCCTCTTCACAAGTGAAAAATTACTGCAAAAACTAATACCCTCGTTTCGTTTGCTTCCTCTCTCCAGGGTTTGCAGGACAAGATGGAGCTGGTGGCCATTGATCTGCAGGACAAACCAGCTTGGTACAAGGAGAAGGTTTACCCACAGGGCATGGTATGCTGGGTCTACAGTTGTAGTACATGTCCACCATCTTGAGCATCTTCTTCGTGAACCACTTTAGACAACATCTGTTTCTCGGTAGGTGCCTTCCCTGGAGCACGACAACGAGGTCTGGGGCGAGAGCCTGGACCTGATCAAGTACATCGACAGCAACTTCGACGGCCCTGCGCTGCTCCCAGAGGTACCTGTTAAGTGTCACCTTCAGTGCAGCGGAACACTTGCAACGTTGCAGCGATTTCTGATCGTCTCAGAGCAGAGGATGAGGATGTGTGTGTTGGTTTCCTGCAGGATTCTGCAAAGAGGCAGTTTGCTGACGAGCTGATCGCATATGCCAATGCGTTCACCAAGGCCCTCTACTCGCCGTTGATGGCCCACGCAGCCGTGTCAGATGAAGTTGGTAAGGCCATTGCTTAGACTGAAAGGATTGCAATTTGGATTCGCTGACAACTTGACATGCTGCATCGCTCAAACTGTATGTTCCATCATCAGTTGCTGCTCTGGATAAACTCGAAGCTGAGATGACAAAGTTCAACGACGGCCCGTTCTTCCTAGGCCAATTTAGCTTGGTAACTCACTGCCTTTACGACCTGAAATGtggtttgctttttctcctttcatttggATTGCCCAAATTTTTTACTCTTTCTAATGCTCGATTCTCTTTCAGGCGGATATAGCCTATGTTACAATTTTGGAAAGGGTTCAGatataggccccgtttggcagggcttctccaccggcttcaggagccgtttggagccgttttctaccaaacggggtaaagtaaaatagtttcacttgtgaagcctctaaaaacatgctctcacagtgatttggggtagGATGGAGctaaaaaaaagtggcttctcccggctcctcctctaggcccctaaaaacatgctctcacagggaagccattttgctAAATGGTTTACCAAAACcacttcagctccaccggtggaactgttagtggagctgaagcaaaaaaaaaaaaaaattgacttcactgatgaagtgaagccctgccagACAGGGCCATACTATTCTCATCTTAGGAACTATGATATCACCAAAGGCAGGCCGAACCTTGAGAAATTCATTGAGGAGATGAACAAGATCGAAGCATATACGCAGACTAAAAACGATCCTCTGTTTTTGCTTGATCTTGCCCAGAATCATCTTAAGGTTAGATACTATAGATAGTGAAAGTATGGTGAGTTttcttcttttattttatttgccAATCGGTACCAACAAGCTTGCTGTAACTTTTTCCAGATTGACTGAAGACGTGACAGAGCGGCATTAGTCCGTTGATCGAAGACAAATCACTCATCAGTGTTGATTTGATGAATAAAATACGGCATGCTATATATAAGGGTAGTTTTATGCTATTGATGATAATATACTGTTGTACTGTTCGGTTACTGTACTCTATTTATTACCCATGTGAAGTGTAGTGTAAGCTTTTCTTATTTTGAATCCCATTATtgcaaaatagaaaaacaaaaaattacATGTCGAACAGAGTGCTTTGAGTCGTCCAAACGAATTTTCCTATTTGCGTCTCAAATTTCTTTAGTCTTTGGACCGAACAGGCATCGATGGGCCTGTTAAGTGCCCATGATCGATCCCAGTTCTCGATGTAGCACGCAGGCTTCTCCCAAAACATTGTAATCCATGTCTAAACACGTTTAAAAGATTTTCACAATAAGAGCATGGAATGTAACAGGCATGAATAAATTCAGCGTGCATTAAATTTatgttgcatctcatattttgtTGTGGAAAGTTCTTAAAACACTTTTGGACACCAATTCAAATGTTTTGGAAAATTCTCATTGTTTTGGGTATTTTCCTATTTTTTATAGAGATAAATTTAAAATTTGGAAGCTTCTATTCATATTTTCACGagctttaaatattttatttggcttTGCCATGATCCAATCTATCTCTAaggttttttctaaaaaaaatagaaGCATGAAGACATTTTCATGGGTTAAAAATCATATTAGATTTTTAAAACCGAAAccacttcaaatcatggtacaaaGGTAATTTAAACGGTTTTGAGAGTCATGAGAGTAAGATGGCTGATTTCAAAGTTCGAAGGGAAAAATAAGACCACGACGATAATTCAGAAAGGTAAAAgaacattttaaaaaaaaaaataccaTTGCACCTCTAGTATCCTGTGCTCAAGAGAAGGCTCCCTAGCTTTTATTCATTAAGGGAAATTCAATTAATTCTAAGATCGTTATATCAAGATGATACAAAGATCTTAAAACACTCTCAACCTCTGCATAACTAGGCTACACATAGCCTTAAAAAAGATTTAAAATATTCAGACACACTAATAATACTCGATCGGTAGACTGGCTACACATAGCTTTAAAATGTTTTGATCCATATGCCTGGATCAAAACTTCTTGGTCACCCACACCAATTGCTGAGATGCCACTGCAATCAAATCCTATGATGTTGTCCATATATGAAACCAATGTATAGTTGAGAAACTAACCtacaaaggagaagaattatGTTTGTTTTCAAAGATCACATCGTTCCTCCATAACCATAACCATAGTGACCAACACATAGCTACTGCTCTTAGCAAAGCTTATTACTAAGACCCTATAGCCAAGTCCCAAACATATTTGAAACAATATGTGGTTGAGATAAGTCTAAAGCCGTTTGAATAACAAACTAGACAACATGAGCAAAAACGACACTCAAAGAACATGTGCTTAATTGTTTTATCCTTGTGAGAAAAACAACACTATTTGTTGCCTTGTCAACTACATTTAGCTAACTTGTCTTTGGTTAACATTACCTCCTATGTAGATACCACATAAAAACCTTGATTTTCAATGGAGCTTTTTTATTTTCCATAGGCGTTTATTAATACTAGGGACATCGTTGTGGATTATAGCCGGATATTGTGATTTAACTTAGAACTGTACATTAGGATGTAACTTCTAGCAAAATAATCATCTTCTTCTTGGCTTAACACAATATTAGCAATGTTCCAACACACTAGTTTATGCCCAATTAAGTCCTTTCGTCCTTTCGCCATGATAGAATGGGTGGTGAGATATTTAACACGTCTGCTACATTATTCTATTTTTGGTGGATGGGCTACATTATAAAGGCAAGGATATTGTTTGTCCCAGCCACCTTCTTTCTAGAATCTGACTTGTGATCAGCAAGGATATTGTTTGTCCCAACCAccttctttctagattttgacttGTGATCCATCTTTAATTATAAAGTCCCAAAAACAGATAAAATCATGTTTGACTTTCATAAGGCTAGCATAAAAATGTGAATCCCCTTTGTTCCGTCGAACTTGAGAGAAAGGCTTAGATCTTAGATATTTGTTGTATAGCATTTGTTGCCAAGTCCCATCCGTGTCAGTTTGAAAAGCCACTTACATGGAAGAGCTATGTTCTTTATGTTTAAGTTACAAATTCCAAGCCCACCTTGGTCTTTGGGTTGGCATAAGTTGACATTTTATGTGGCAGACAGGTAAATCCTCAAATGTACGAATGTGTAATGTAGCAATCACCCGGGAGCATTCCAAGGTATCAATTTTTATGGGAAACATGAAGTGAATTGGCTAAGAATCAAGGACATCCTATGATAAAAACAAGGATAAATAATATGAAGGGGTAGAGAGGATATCTAAAGTTGATACTTTCAAGAAATTA harbors:
- the LOC136537527 gene encoding protein IN2-1-like, translated to MTQSITSSDSSIPTIRSSQETLPPALGSTSQPPPVLDGTTRLYICYFCPFAQRAWVTRNFRGLQDKMELVAIDLQDKPAWYKEKVYPQGMVPSLEHDNEVWGESLDLIKYIDSNFDGPALLPEDSAKRQFADELIAYANAFTKALYSPLMAHAAVSDEVVAALDKLEAEMTKFNDGPFFLGQFSLADIAYVTILERVQI